The stretch of DNA TCTATATCATGTTCTTTTTCATGATTGACATCTCAATGCTGCATATGCattcttttttcttctatttgATATTCCATTACCATGAACGTGATaccagaaaaaaaaattaaaacatgagaagcCATGAAAAAACACACGACACAATTACATGAAGATGTCAATATATGTATAACAAGTTGttatatataataacattttaGATATGATTATGACATGAAAAAGATAACACGAAAACAATATAAATATCTGAATTTTTTCAGTTGTATTTCTAGTGATCTTGATGATGTTTTTTGTGTGTTAATAATGCCCTTTACCCTTTTTACAACTCACTTTTATGGTTTATATAATTGTTTACAGGTTTATTGAGGTCCATTCTTTGAGGATTGTTATGTTATAAAGGGATTGGGACTCATTCCATTTTCATAAGCTGCTCTAATTGATGATATATATAGAGATGAAGaaactgtttttcttcaaatctTCCTCTTCTAGCAGTGGTAACAACAAGGTTCTTTCGGAATCAACGGATAAACAAGTTTACCAGGGGAAAACATCAGAAAGTTGGTTGAATGATCAACTTGTTGACATGGCTGACTACAGTTGGAAGCTAATGTCTGATAGCCCCAGCTTCAGTAATGCTTCTAGTCTTGTTCGGAGTCGTTCTTTGTCATCAGGCAATGAGCTTGGACAACAAAATTGTTCTTCCTCACAACAGCAGTATGATCACCAATCGCTGTAAGGCATTTGGTGTGCTTGGATATGacattagtatttttttttcacttctaTAAATCATATGGAGTAGCATTGATGTTCTTGCGGTTTGTTCCAGATGCAGGGCTCATATGCCTGAGAAGAAATCTAAGGCAAAACGATGTGAAACAGAAATTATCAGTTTCGAGAGGCCGTGTTCTTCTGGTTCTTTGAGGCTGCACCATGATTCATCTGGCAGCTCTTCCTCTTGCTCTAGCAATGTGTCGGCCCAAGTTATCGATCGCTATATTGACGGAGAACAGCTTCCGGAAATTAGCAAGTTAAGGAACAGTTCAACTCCAGGAAATGGTGGTCGGAGGCATCCACCGGGAGCTCGATATACTGCACCTTCATCTCCGACACAGAGTGTCAAAGAGAAAAACAAGTCTCATTCATTTAGGAATGGTGACAGCACTCGTCTTCACTTTTCATCTAGAGATAGGGTGGAAAATGGATTCGGGCATGAGTCGCCACGAATGGTTGCAAAGAATGTGATTGAGAGGCTTTCACAGACTCATGTTGTCTCAGAATCAAGTTCAAAGGGATTCAACCGTCATATTCCGATCACAAAGGAAGATGTATATGGTGGATACTTGAATATGCGTCCTGAGTCCAAATTGGAAATGGATGAGCCTTACAAAAATTGTTTCATTGAGGGAAACCCTGACGGTTTAAATTCTTCTGAAGATGATTCAGTAGTCGAGTTAGAAAGACGATCTAAACATGCCAAGGAAAGAGCCTTGCTTCTTTCTGAAGCTCATGAGCAGGAAAGCTTTATTTGTAACGGTGGGTTTGATGTTTCATCGCTCATTCGGTCTGTTCAGCACctaaaagaggagaaaaaaaagCTAGCCCTCGAGGTTTTGGATCTTCAACAGTCTAGAATTGACGAGAGAGCGAGTGCTAGGGAGGAACTGAGAATGGCGAGGGAAGAAATGGAGTCACAGATTGAAAAACTAGAGAAGGCAAAGCATGAGACACAGTTGCGATTCGAAAAGGAGTTCGATAGAAGGTCAAGTGATTGGTCGGTTAAGCTTGAGAAGTATAGGTTAGAAGAGCGAAGGCTTCGTGATCGAGTTCAAGAGTTAGCAGAGCAAAACGTTTCACTTCAGAGAGAAGTCTCTTCCTTCAATGACAGCGAAACTGAAAACAGAAGCCTTACGAAGTACTCAGAACAACAACTTAAAGAGTTGATGAGAAGGGTTGAAAAGATGAACGATGAGAATCAAGATCCAAGTCAAAATCTCTCCGAGTCACAAGAGAAGCATAGAGCAGCAATGGAAGATGTAGCTTGCGTTAGAAGAAATCTCGAAGAGAAAGAGAAGGAGTGCAAGGAATTGCAAAAGTCCGTTACCAGACTACTCCGAACATGCACCGAGCAAGAGAAAATGATTGAAGGGTTGAGAGATGGATACGGTAAGGAGATCGACCAGAAGCAATCTATGGAAAAGAATGAAAAGCAAGTGCAAAAATTACAAAGGGAGCAAATGAGGTTAACTGGAGTAGAATTGGCATTAAGAAAGGAAGTAGAGTCTTATAGGCTTGAAGCTTACTCTCTTCGACGCGAGAATATCTATTTGTTGAATCAATTAAAGGGTAATGGAAATGAAATTATCGGATTAACCTTCAAGTTTGACAACGAACTGCAGGATCATGTATGCTGTCTACAGAATCGCGGACTGTCTATGCTTAATGAGATTATCAATCTGTCTTCAAAGTTAATTGAGTTCATCAAAGGAAAACCTAGTCATCTTCAAGGAATGCAACCAGGTTTAGATAGTCTATTTATTGTTGAATCTGATCTTAAAATCGAAGGCTTTAAACGTGGAATTGAAAGCCTAAGGAGAAGTCTGCAGACAATATCTGGTTTGTTGCATGAGAAATCCGGTTTGGTTGCCTCGGACTCTCACTCAGCATCCGTGGATCCAACCATGTCAACAAAACGCAACAATCAATCTTCAGaggtaagggttttttttttgttgttgttgaaatCTGCGGTTGAAGAAGCTAAACACATTGAATGAAGGGCTTTTCATTGCTCATTGTTCTTCAATCATGCTCATTATTGaacttgtgttttttttgttttcaagtaAAGATTTAATGTGGTCTTTTAATCTGGTTTggttttttttcccttaaaactGTGGTTAATGTGTAGTATTTTGGTTTTTCAAAAATCGAATCAAATGCTTAATAACTGAattaaaaattatggttttttggGTTGTTTTGTCAGCCCTAGAGCTTATAATAACACTTGTACACTTTTCCAGAAGATTATAAGAAGTGAGCTTAAAGCAGAAACTATGATGACAAGTTTGTTGAAGGAAAAGCTTTATTCAAAAGAGGTTGAAATAGAAGAGTTGCAAGCTGAGGTTGCGGCAGCTTTGAGAGGCAATGAAATACTAAGATGTGAATTACAAAATTCAACTGACAACATTTCATGCCTCACTCATAGGTTGAAGGATCTTCAACTTCAGGTAACCTTTGATGTTTAATTCTGTGTATCAACAAAATGCTTTCTTCTTTGCTTATGAATAGTTGCTATCAATGTTACCTGGACTTGGACTAAGTGTTAATGTTGAATATAGGTATGTGTCTGATGGGATATATTTAAAACCTTTTCCTATGTTTTCCATACCTCTTTCCTGAATATGTGTTGGATATTGGTGTTAGGCACGTCCACATGTGCTTTTGACTTGTTTGCACATTAAGAAATCCTATATGTTACTTGGACTCTGCAATCTTTTATCTAAAATATGCCTATTCGATTCTTGTGTTGGACACTTACTGAACAAGAGAATAGGgatatgattatatattttttcaaaatttgagcaTATTCATTACCAATAAATGCTCCTATGGTACACTAATTCTTGGGATAACATATTGTGTTATGCATGTATGTTTTGCGTAGGGAAAGGGAGATAATGAGAGATAAATGTTACAAAGGGTTAGATATATTGCGGATGATGATATTTATACTTTTTAACTAGCCTGTCTAACTGATTGGATCAAAATTTGAAGGTCCAACTAGTTTGACCTTTGATTCAGTTTTATGTCACTCACTTTTTTTGCTGTTACCATTGCATTTCCTCTCACAAGATATTGTTTCCTAAACATTTTGATTGGTCAAATGTGTCAAAATCCTAAACAGATACcgaaaaaagatgaaaatgtaaGTCGACTCGAGAGCGAGTTACAAGAATCAACAAAGGAACTAACCATATTGAAGGGTATATTGGTTAAGGTTTCACAAGAGAGAGATTTGATGTGGGAAGAAGTGAAGCAATATAATGAGAAGAACATGGTTTTGAATTCAGAGATTAATGCATTGAAAAAGAGAATAGAAGGTTTGGAAGAAGA from Gossypium hirsutum isolate 1008001.06 chromosome D04, Gossypium_hirsutum_v2.1, whole genome shotgun sequence encodes:
- the LOC107899758 gene encoding myosin-11 isoform X1 → MIYIEMKKLFFFKSSSSSSGNNKVLSESTDKQVYQGKTSESWLNDQLVDMADYSWKLMSDSPSFSNASSLVRSRSLSSGNELGQQNCSSSQQQYDHQSLCRAHMPEKKSKAKRCETEIISFERPCSSGSLRLHHDSSGSSSSCSSNVSAQVIDRYIDGEQLPEISKLRNSSTPGNGGRRHPPGARYTAPSSPTQSVKEKNKSHSFRNGDSTRLHFSSRDRVENGFGHESPRMVAKNVIERLSQTHVVSESSSKGFNRHIPITKEDVYGGYLNMRPESKLEMDEPYKNCFIEGNPDGLNSSEDDSVVELERRSKHAKERALLLSEAHEQESFICNGGFDVSSLIRSVQHLKEEKKKLALEVLDLQQSRIDERASAREELRMAREEMESQIEKLEKAKHETQLRFEKEFDRRSSDWSVKLEKYRLEERRLRDRVQELAEQNVSLQREVSSFNDSETENRSLTKYSEQQLKELMRRVEKMNDENQDPSQNLSESQEKHRAAMEDVACVRRNLEEKEKECKELQKSVTRLLRTCTEQEKMIEGLRDGYGKEIDQKQSMEKNEKQVQKLQREQMRLTGVELALRKEVESYRLEAYSLRRENIYLLNQLKGNGNEIIGLTFKFDNELQDHVCCLQNRGLSMLNEIINLSSKLIEFIKGKPSHLQGMQPGLDSLFIVESDLKIEGFKRGIESLRRSLQTISGLLHEKSGLVASDSHSASVDPTMSTKRNNQSSEKIIRSELKAETMMTSLLKEKLYSKEVEIEELQAEVAAALRGNEILRCELQNSTDNISCLTHRLKDLQLQIPKKDENVSRLESELQESTKELTILKGILVKVSQERDLMWEEVKQYNEKNMVLNSEINALKKRIEGLEEDIHLKEGQITILKDTLSNHKSCDLLGSPTSMPEFLLE
- the LOC107899758 gene encoding myosin-11 isoform X2 — encoded protein: MIYIEMKKLFFFKSSSSSSGNNKVLSESTDKQVYQGKTSESWLNDQLVDMADYSWKLMSDSPSFSNASSLVRSRSLSSGNELGQQNCSSSQQQYDHQSLCRAHMPEKKSKAKRCETEIISFERPCSSGSLRLHHDSSGSSSSCSSNVSAQVIDRYIDGEQLPEISKLRNSSTPGNGGRRHPPGARYTAPSSPTQSVKEKNKSHSFRNGDSTRLHFSSRDRVENGFGHESPRMVAKNVIERLSQTHVVSESSSKGFNRHIPITKEDVYGGYLNMRPESKLEMDEPYKNCFIEGNPDGLNSSEDDSVVELERRSKHAKERALLLSEAHEQESFICNGGFDVSSLIRSVQHLKEEKKKLALEVLDLQQSRIDERASAREELRMAREEMESQIEKLEKAKHETQLRFEKEFDRRSSDWSVKLEKYRLEERRLRDRVQELAEQNVSLQREVSSFNDSETENRSLTKYSEQQLKELMRRVEKMNDENQDPSQNLSESQEKHRAAMEDVACVRRNLEEKEKECKELQKSVTRLLRTCTEQEKMIEGLRDGYGKEIDQKQSMEKNEKQVQKLQREQMRLTGVELALRKEVESYRLEAYSLRRENIYLLNQLKGNGNEIIGLTFKFDNELQDHVCCLQNRGLSMLNEIINLSSKLIEFIKGKPSHLQGMQPGLDSLFIVESDLKIEGFKRGIESLRRSLQTISGLLHEKSGLVASDSHSASVDPTMSTKRNNQSSEIIRSELKAETMMTSLLKEKLYSKEVEIEELQAEVAAALRGNEILRCELQNSTDNISCLTHRLKDLQLQIPKKDENVSRLESELQESTKELTILKGILVKVSQERDLMWEEVKQYNEKNMVLNSEINALKKRIEGLEEDIHLKEGQITILKDTLSNHKSCDLLGSPTSMPEFLLE